The Lepisosteus oculatus isolate fLepOcu1 chromosome 4, fLepOcu1.hap2, whole genome shotgun sequence genome window below encodes:
- the LOC107077274 gene encoding F-box/LRR-repeat protein 19: MSGSKALGGARRRRTRCRRCQACMRTECGECHFCKDMKKFGGPGRMKQSCLLRQCTAPVLPHTAVCLSCGEAGKEDTVDSEEEKFSLSLMECTICNEIIHPGCLKMSRAEGIINDEIPNCWECPRCHKEGKTSKDQGDGSGKRRTDNGEVGRWKLTDDPPPNKKKPPAPEEGGQGGHKRKKEKELPQESGPKKKVKGGREKHLKKKQKPNSSSDSAGGSGAGGPPPPPSSSSSSSQAPAGSDAGPNPSPALAPPGAASQAADQRSHQREKLERFKRMCQLLERVRDSSSSSSSSSESESDSDSQGSEDRAGGGGASEPGSPAAGPNNSSSSNNNSGGRGRDRDRERERRLAELGFSASEDEEDEEEEERAAAEEEEGERKAGGEGENERPRRKSEGDRDSQRGRGLAKGSAEEEDRKPPLSPPPSPLPPPSSGPHPPTASSLHPNPPPSHPVIKQEAKRNGSETRNGRTRAGTRESAAQEKENANANHRRGKGGNRKIRQQPGQQNQAPASGPTQNTSANGGGGAGGGGSHPGPNNSQASGQLPSPPGRLAARSQLLKRAPPPGPAPPPRPVQMERHLVRPPPACPEPHCLPLDCGASHVMQRDVWLSVFQHLTQRELCVCMRVCRTWSRWCCDKRLWTQIDLSRRRSITPPMLSGIIRRQPVSLDLGYTNISKKQLMWLINRLQGLRELVLSGCPWSSVSALCSALCPCLQALDLRFVEDLKDSQLRELLAPPAETRTGHTENRGRFQNVAELRLAGLEVTDSCARLLVRYLPHLTKLDLSQCPQVTDQAVHTLTAPTSPLRDTLTHVNLSGCARVTDQSLALLRRCPSLCRVDLRSCRLVSPDACQHWAQNCARFSCPEDRLLLKNS, translated from the exons AGTGCTACCCCACACAGCCGTGTGCCTGTCCTGTGGTGAGGCTGGGAAGGAGGACACGGTGGACTCGGAGGAGGAGAAGTTCAGCCTGTCCTTGATGGAGTGTACCATCTGCAACGAGATCATCCACCCAGGCTGCCTCAAG ATGAGCAGGGCTGAGGGCATTATCAATGACGAAATCCCCAACTGCTGGGAGTGTCCCAGGTGCCACAAGGAAGGCAAGACAAGCAAG GACCAGGGAGATGGCTCTGGGAAGCGGCGGACAGACAATGGGGAGGTGGGGCGCTGGAAGCTGACGGACGACCCCCCTCCAAACAAGAAGAAGCCCCCCGCCCCAGAAGAGGGGGGGCAGGGAGGACACAAGCGCAAGAAAGAGAAGGAGCTGCCCCAGGAAAGTGGGCCTAAGAAGAAG GTTAAAGGAGGCCGAGAGAAGCACCTCAAGAAG AAGCAGAAGCCAAACTCCTCCTCGGACTCGGCCGGAGGCAGCGGCGCCGGgggtcccccgccccccccctcctcctcctcctcctcctcgcaggcCCCCGCGGGTTCGGACGCCGGCCCGAACCCCAGCCCCGCGCTGGCCCCCCCGGGCGCCGCCTCGCAGGCGGCCGACCAGCGCTCGCACCAGCGCGAGAAACTGGAGCGCTTCAAGCGCATGTGCCAGCTGCTGGAGCGCGTGCGCgactccagctcctccagctcctccagctcCGAGTCCGAGTCCGACTCCGACTCCCAGGGCTCCGAGGACCGggcgggcggcggcggcgcctCCGAGCCTGGCTCGCCCGCCGCCGGCcccaacaacagcagcagcagcaacaacaacagcgGCGGGCGCGGCCGAGACCGAGACCGAGAGCGGGAGCGCCGCCTGGCCGAGCTGGGGTTCAGCGCCAGCGAGGAcgaggaggacgaggaggaggaggagcgggcggcggcggaggaggaggagggggagaggaaGGCGGGGGGCGAGGGGGAGAACGAGAGGCCGCGGCGGAAGAGCGAGGGGGACAGGGACAGCCAGAGGGGCCGGGGGCTCGCCAAGGGGTCGGCGGAGGAGGAGGACCGGAAGCCGCCCCTGTCGCCGCCCCCCTCCCCgctgccccccccctcctccgggCCCCACCCGCCCACCGCCTCCTCCCTGCACCCCAACCCGCCCCCCTCCCACCCCGTCATCAAGCAGGAGGCCAAGCGCAACGGCTCGGAGACCCGCAACGGGCGCACGCGGGCGGGCACGAGGGAGAGCGCCGCGCAGGAGAAGGAGAACGCCAACGCCAACCACCGCCGGGGCAAAGGGGGCAACCGCAAGATCCGGCAGCAGCCGGGCCAGCAGAACCAGGCCCCGGCCTCCGGCCCGACCCAGAACACTAGCGCCAACGGGGGCGGCGgcgctgggggggggggctccCACCCGGGACCCAACAACAGCCAGGCCTCCGGCCAGCTGCCCAGCCCCCCCGGCCGGCTGGCCGCCCGCTCCCAGCTGCTGAAGCGCGCCCCCCCGCCGGGGCCCGCCCCGCCCCCGCGGCCCGTGCAGATGGAGAGGCACCTGGTGCGCCCCCCGCCGGCCTGCCCCGAGCCCCACTGCCTGCCCCTGGACTGCGGCGCCTCCCACGTCATGCAGCGCGACGTCTGGCTCAGCGTCTTCCAGCACCTCACCCAGCGCGAGCTCTGCGTCTGCATGAGGGTCTGTCGCACCTGGAGCCGCTG GTGCTGTGACAAGCGGCTCTGGACCCAGATTGACCTGAGCCGGCGGCGCTCCATCACCCCCCCGATGCTGAGCGGGATCATCCGCCGGCAGCCCGTGTCCCTGGACCTGGGATACACCAACATCTCCAAGAAACAGCTCATGTGGCTGATCAACCGGCTACAGG GTCTGCGGGAGCTGGTCCTGTCGGGCTGCCCCTGGTCGTCCGTGTCGGCGCTCTGCTCGGCTCTGTGCCCCTGCCTGCAGGCGCTGGACCTGCGCTTCGTGGAGGATCTGAAGGACTCGCAGCTCCGGGAGCTGCTGGCGCCTCCAGCTGAGACACGCACAG GCCACACCGAGAATCGGGGGCGGTTCCAGAATGTGGCAGAACTCCGGCTGGCAGGTTTGGAAGTGACGGACAGCTGTGCTCGCTTGCTCGTGCGATACCTTCCCCACCTGACCAAGCTGGACCTCAGCCAGTGTCCCCAGGTCACTGACCAGGCCGTCCACACGCTGACCGCTCCCACCTCCCCGCTgagggacacactgacacacgttAACCTCTCAG GCTGTGCGAGGGTCACCGACCAGAGCCTGGCGCTGCTGCGGCGTTGTCCGTCCCTGTGTCGTGTGGACCTGCGCTCCTGCCGCTTGGTGTCGCCCGACGCCTGTCAGCACTGGGCCCAGAACTGCGCCCGCTTCTCCTGCCCCGAGGACAGACTGCTGCTTAAGAACAGCTAA